The Candidatus Zixiibacteriota bacterium genome contains the following window.
AGCGGTCACTCATCATCAAAGCGCTCAAAGACAGCGAGTGGAATTTCACCAAGGCAGCGGCAGAACTGGGAATAGGGCGCACAACCCTCTGGCGGAAGCTGAAAAAATATAACCTTACCCGCGAAACAGTCGCCGATTCCTGAACCGCCGGTCGTCAGCGACGTCGCGCCGCCATCTTGACTCGTTTCCGCATCGTGTTGTGCTCGTCGTTCGTATACGAGAAGTGGTGTCCTCCCTGCCCATCAGCCACGAAATACAGAAAGCCTGTGCTGTCAGGTGCCATCGATGCCCGGATGGCCGGCAGGCCCGGCGAGTTAATCGGGGTCGGCGGAAGACCCGCCACCCGATACGTATTGTAGGGTGTCAGGCTGTCGAGATCTTCTCGGGCAAGGGCCCGATCCAAGCCACCAAGTCCGTATATGACAGTCGGGTCCGCGTCAAGTAGCATCCCTCGTCGGAGCCGGTTCTGGTACACCGACGCTACCTTGCCCGCCTCTTGGGGCAGCTTTGTCTCTGCTTGAACGATAGAGGCAAGGATAACGATTTGGTCCCGCGTCAGGCCGTCTGATCGCAATTGTGACCATAGTGAATCGGTTTGATGGTTGAACATTGCCACCATTTCCCTTGCAGCAGAGCGTGCATCCATTCCCTGGGGAAGGACATACGTTTCGGGGAACAGGTATCCCTCGAGACACGGCACTTCCAGGGAATCGAGGAATGGTCGATCGGAATTGAGCGCGATCAATTCCGCAGAGTCCAGTTGAAGTGCCTGAGCCAGGACCGAGGCTACCTTCCAAATCGCGGCTCCTTCGTAGATTGTCACTTTTGCCTGCACTCCTTCGGCCAGACGGATCTTTTCCAGAACTGATCGGCAGGAGTTGCGACCGGCGAATCGGTAGGCACCCGGCTGGAGACGCTTGTCAACATCGGTCCAGCGTGCCGCGTACTCCAGCAGCCAGCGTGAGGTGACCACTCCTTCGATTTGAAGTCTTGCCGCCAGGTGAGCGAACCGGTCGCCGGTTTTCACGACGATAGTAACTTCTCGCTCACCAAGGTCAACTTCTCTTACATAGGCGTAATACAGGTACCCAGCCACCAGGCCGACCAGCGCCAGACCGAGAACGATGTAGGTTCGTCCGGTTCGGCCACTGTGGGCGGTGCGCCTGATGACGGCGTTGAGAATACCCAGTACCAGGAGAAACAGTCCGACCAGGAGCAGAAACGTGGTAACGAAGAAATAGGCCACGTACTCCCAGGCTCTGATGTCCATGCTATCTTTCATACAACCCGTCGAGGTATCGCTGGAGAATTACTACTGCAGCCAGTCGATCGATCCGTTTCTTGTCCTTGCCGATTCGCTTGCCGTGCGCGTGGACAATCGCTGCAGCTTCGAGCGAAGAATCGTATTCATCCACTTTATACACCGGTCCCGTGAACAACCTTTGGATGCGACCAATGAACCGGTCGACCGCATCGCACTTGGCGCTCCTGTCCCCTGAGGCGAGCAACGGATATCCGACCACTACAGCGTTTGGGTGATACGTAAGAAGCAAGT
Protein-coding sequences here:
- the mltG gene encoding endolytic transglycosylase MltG, whose product is MDIRAWEYVAYFFVTTFLLLVGLFLLVLGILNAVIRRTAHSGRTGRTYIVLGLALVGLVAGYLYYAYVREVDLGEREVTIVVKTGDRFAHLAARLQIEGVVTSRWLLEYAARWTDVDKRLQPGAYRFAGRNSCRSVLEKIRLAEGVQAKVTIYEGAAIWKVASVLAQALQLDSAELIALNSDRPFLDSLEVPCLEGYLFPETYVLPQGMDARSAAREMVAMFNHQTDSLWSQLRSDGLTRDQIVILASIVQAETKLPQEAGKVASVYQNRLRRGMLLDADPTVIYGLGGLDRALAREDLDSLTPYNTYRVAGLPPTPINSPGLPAIRASMAPDSTGFLYFVADGQGGHHFSYTNDEHNTMRKRVKMAARRR
- the ruvX gene encoding Holliday junction resolvase RuvX, producing the protein MTNTHDKTVLAFDYGERRIGVAKSDPTGLIASALETIETKSSGEAIKRIEYLLLTYHPNAVVVGYPLLASGDRSAKCDAVDRFIGRIQRLFTGPVYKVDEYDSSLEAAAIVHAHGKRIGKDKKRIDRLAAVVILQRYLDGLYER